The Arvicanthis niloticus isolate mArvNil1 chromosome 2, mArvNil1.pat.X, whole genome shotgun sequence genome includes a window with the following:
- the LOC117704158 gene encoding olfactory receptor 4K14-like: MSEDILNKMDENNQTVVSEFILQGLVNSKNTQVLLFVILLMLYLLIMSGNTVILILVSTDRRLLSPMYFLLANLSFTDMWLSSNTTPKMITDFLRENKTISFTGCMFQVFFSHCIAAGEMVLLVVMAYDRYVAICKPLHYITIMNLKRCTGLVLTSWTIGFAHGISHLAVVVQLPFCGPKKIDSFFCDMPLLIKLACIDSHDLNTSMNVECGIVAVTCFILLIISYINILITVCRSSKAGASKAMNTCTAHIAVVMIFFLPCIFIYAWPLSIPWLDKFFVVFYSVCTPLLNPAIYTLRNKEMKNAMKRFIGKCLGLKVNS; this comes from the coding sequence ATGTCTGAAGATATACTGAATAAAATGGATGAAAACAATCAGACAGTTGTGTCAGAATTTATTCTCCAGGGACTTGTCAACTCAAAGAATACTCAGGTGTTACTCTTTGTGATATTGTTGATGCTTTATCTGCTCATCATGTCTGGAAATACTGTCATCTTGATCTTAGTAAGCACTGACCGCCGTCTTCTTTCCCCCATGTACTTCTTGTTGGCCAACCTGTCCTTTACTGATATGTGGCTCTCCTCAAACACCACTCCTAAGATGATCACAGACTTTCTCAGGGAAAACAAGACCATTTCCTTTACAGGATGCATGTTTCAGGTCTTTTTTTCCCACTGCATTGCTGCAGGAGAGATGGTACTTTTGGTGGTAATGGCTTATGATCGCTATGTTGCCATCTGCAAACCACTTCACTACATCACAATCATGAACCTGAAGAGATGCACTGGGTTGGTGTTGACTTCCTGGACAATTGGATTTGCACATGGTATAAGTCACTTGGCAGTGGTTGTACAGCTACCTTTTTGTGGTCCTAAAAAAATAGACAGTTTCTTTTGTGACATGCCCTTGTTAATCAAGCTAGCTTGCATAGATTCACATGATTTAAATACTTCAATGAATGTTGAATGTGGGATCGTGGCTGTAACCTGCTTTATACTCTTGATTATTTCCTACataaatatcctcatcactgtttgCCGGAGCTCTAAAGCTGGTGCATCAAAGGCAATGAACACGTGCACTGCACACATTGCAGTAGTGATGATATTCTTTTTGCCCTGCATCTTCATCTATGCGTGGCCCCTCAGTATCCCCTGGTTAGACaaattttttgttgtattttattctgtttgtacACCTCTCCTAAACCCAGCCATTTATACTCTGAGAAATAAAGAGATGAAAAATGCTATGAAAAGGTTCATAGGCAAATGTCTGGGTCTCAAAGTAAATTCCTAA